The genomic DNA agaaaaaggaaaggaaatcttgcatctaggcccctggacttCTATTTCTTCTCACTGGAGGTCCTTCGCGGGGttgggaaacagaggagggcgggtggccggattccggcgcctAGGGTCGACGGCGGCAAGGGCCCGGTGGGGGAAAAGCAAGAGGAGGACGAAAGGGACCTAGGGGTGGTCTTGGTTGGGCgcgggatggccggagcgggcggcgccgcggagaggggcggccggcgacctCGGCGTCGAGCgccaaaacaggggagggagaaagaaatgagagagtagagagaaagagagagagagaatgacgTGTGGGGGCCACGTGTAAGGTTTGAATTTAGCTAAACTTCATTCAAACTTTGGTGAATTCGTATTTCCATTTGAATTCCAAATTTTGGATTGTTACAGCTTCCCCCGCGGATGGCCCCTCCGAGGACGGCGGGATTCAACGCTCCCCCAAACCCTACCACGCCGCCTCCAGAACACCGGGAAAGAAAGGGAGAACACCGTATTGCGATAGAGGAGCGGGCCGCGGAGGAGAGCCAAGCGGGCCGGTTTGCCCCACAGAAAGGGAAGGCGGCGCGGCACCTCAGCGCAGGCGGGGCCTGGGATTCGACGACCCACGTCGGTTTTGCCCCACCCGTGCAcgtgtcgcccgcggggggtgGAGCGCTGAGAAGCCGGATTCTCTAGGGTGCATAGTAATAAGAGTATATCCTCGTGTGCATACCCGATTCCAAAACGAAAGAAGTGATCAAAATCCTTCGTTGTCACCGACTTATGTTTTGGTCaataaatttttgaaaagaaatcttgctatttcggagtaataaataaaatttatttataaaactttttgcacggatgagttgtaaatcgcgtgacgaatctaatgagcataattaatccatcattagagattatttactatagcattactgttgcaaattatggattaagtaggctatATGCCGCTTTCTTAGCATTTTCTTAGCACATATGCTATAGCCTATATGCCTCTTTCTTAGCATTTTGTCATCCTATTTTCCTTGTTTAGTTTGTGTCCGGaaagttttttttgaaatagaatctttgcatatttgaagtattaaattaattaaactcattagatttgtctcgtaatttacaaacaaactatgtaattcgtcttttattttgtctaaatttaatactccatgcatataaaattatctttcgatgtgatagttttgaaattttgaattgcaAATTCAGATGGATAGTTTAGACCAATGCTCACTATCCATCTTATCATACTTAAATGCTACTCTAGTTTTAAGCCATACTGGCTATCCATCTTGTCATACTTAAATGCTACTCAATTTTGTTCTAATATTTTACTCTAGCTTTTGTCCTAatcaaatttttttagaaaaataattaAGAAAATACTAAAAATGTATTATCAGGATATATTATATGGTGAGTTTAATATAACAATTGGATGTAGCAGATGTTGATGTTTTTTCCCTATAAACTTGATTTAATTTAGAAAAGTCTAATTCTAAATAGAACTAAAATGAATCATAACTTAAGACGAAGAGATGCGTTAGTAGCAATGATGTTAATCTGCCATCTTGTCATAaagagctataaaaaacatGTTTCTCATTGAGATTTGCTGAAAAAAACCTTGGAAGGTAGCACTAGGAACATATTGTCTCTTATAAAAACTACACTTgaaaatgtgctacaatactCGAACCGTGGATAAAAACTACTCCATAATTAGTTTTGACAAATGTGAGCACGTTCTAATACCACTACACATATTTCTTCTCTCAAACTCATTCAGATTTGTctagttttaattatttcacTATCTTATTATGCTTTGTAaagtactatatatatatatatatatatatatattctaaaAATACGACGCTAAAGACATCCAAATACGTGGTGTTTAGAATTAGACTAACTAATTTTAAAATagattagttagcttgtttcAAGTGCTTTATCATATTTAGAAGAAATGAAGACACTAATAACCATCAGTATAGATAATAGATAAATTCCTAAACTTATGTTTATTTGGCATTTTGATATGAAAGGACTCACGTTTTAGCTTACCTTGAATCTGATACCAACGCCTCCAGAGTAAACAGCTACAGTACTCCTCAATCTCAATCATCTCATCTCATTCTcacgaaagaaaagaaaaaccgtTTGGATTCAACGATCAACCTGCCCCGAATCCCACTAATGGGGCCATCCACCATCGCCCGCAATCCTTGTTCACCACGAGCAAATCACAAAACTGTTTACTGGAGAATGAATGAATGATGTCACGAGGGAAGTAAACAAAACTGTAAAAATAGGGCAACAGAAATcaggtaaaaataaaaaaaataaaaatgctgTCGAAAAGCGCAAAAGGCCCGCACGCACTCTATTTGCGCAGCGCCACCAAAGGGAGCCCCTCCCACCTCCCCCACTCCCCATCTCGTCCCACGCCCTCGCGTCGGTAAACTTCCGTCTCCTCCCACGCCTCAATCTTCCATTCCCCCGAAACCCTAACCGCCACTTGGCCCCTTCCCGGAGCGGCCGAGCCCCTCGCCATCCTAGGCTTCGGGCGGGAGCCCGCTGCGCGTGGGCTGCGGCGGAGAATCGGAGATGGCCtcgtcgtcggcgtcctcgaggCACCAGGTCACCATCACCCTCGGCCGCAGCGGTCAGGTGCGCCGCCCCTGTCGTCATTCTCCGCTAGGGATTCGCCGTCGTTCAGGGTGTTGATTAGAAACGGACCAGAAGAGGAAAGGGGGGGCAGAAGAATGATCTGGTGGAGGTCTGTGTAGCTATTGGCTAAACATCGAATCTAGCGTCGGGGGTGTCGGGCATTAGTTTGAGGGATGGTACGCGATTTGGTGTGTCGAATTTTCCATGCATGTTGTTGGATTAGGTTGTTATCTGCCGAAGGTACAAAAACTTGCCATGCTCAGGGGACGCTGGTGTCATCTTGTGAAGGTGGCTTGATTTGTGGGTGACTGAGAACTTAATAGATTCAGGTTTGACTATTAGGGTGTGTGAGCTGACACAAGCTGTACATATATGTTCGTTCTAATGATGTGGAGTTTAGCAGAGGGATCTCTGGATCTACTGCAGTTGTATTATTTGCTTGTCTCTTCAGCATGCTTGGAGAGAAATAAGAGGGGACTGGTATTATGTGCATATGTGGTAAGTAGCACTTGATACTTGATAGCTCTTGGATGACAGAAAAAATATTTTGACTTGGGGAAAATTACAGAAGCTTGTGTAATGGATGTTCTCTTGCAAGCTTTGTTTAGGGCATGCCCTTTCCAGTAGTGTTTATTTGTACCTGTTGGTTATATTGAAGATTACCAATCTGTTGCATGCACATTCTGTGTTCAGATTTTTTTGTGCTGTTAGTGATGAGGTATTAGGATCTAAAGTGCCCCAGATCTTTTATGCTGCTAGTGTCATTCAATCCTTTTCAGTAAAGCCACTTACGCTACATCTTGTATGTGCATGTGTATGTTTTATTTTATGTATAATAAATTGTTTCTAAGGTATCTTGGACTTGTTAAAGTGTTCAAGACCAGATTTTAACATTTTCCATGAGGTGAAATGCTAGCTGAACTGTTGCCAATTCTTTTGTATCTCCTACTTGCATTTTGCATATTAAGAATTCCCAATTCTTGATAAAATTTTGATATTAGCTTCTTGACCTTTATTTTCTTCACCACAGGTTGTCAAAAGGAGGGCTGTATCTGATGTTACTAATGGTGATGAAGTGCCATTGTCGGGGAAAAAACGATCTTTGAGGGAGAGGTTAGGAAGTAATGTGACTGATTCTGATTTTTATGAAAGCTGGCATGGAAACAAAAGGTATCCAAAGGATTCTTGGACCTGCTATTTTCATCATTTTTAAATGCTGAAAATTTCTTAGCTATGTTGTACTATCCATAGGATTCTTTGCAGCATGACATGAGGACAGAATTCATTTCTGTGTGGTAGTTTACCCCCAATTTTGTGTTATGGTGTTAGCTTCACGATGTGAAACTTTTTGTCACTCAAAAACTTGCCTAAATGCTTCTTATGTATTAGTGTAAATTTCAGTGCATCATGTAGCCTATGTATTTGCATTACCGTTATTACTATCAAATATTTTTTCCACTTTATTGATGATCATCTGAAGCAGATGTTATTAATTTACTGAATACTCATATACTGTTCTCTCTTCAGGTGTGGCATTGAGCTCATTATCAGCCCAAGTCCAAAATTTAGCTCTTGTCCATATTTTACCAAATTAGCATATCTATATATTTGGATATGCATTACGCTACCCTCCACTGCATATAACATCCACCTTTAGCATATATTTTGTAAAGCATTTTCTTTTGAAAGAACATAGTACATGTAGTCCAGTTTATGTTCGTTTTTGTTACATTCCGTCACTGCAAGCTTTAGCTCACTCTATGTTCTTCTGTACCGTGGTTGCTCTTAATTGATTTCTTAGCACTGTGGTCGCTTTTTCACTTTGCAGGCAACAGACAGAGAGTGATAGCTCACATGGAGATGATGGTTCAGGTGATAATAAACCTTAACTTCTAGTATTCGTTCACTAGGATTTGAAGATGTCCAACACTACTTATGTTGTTGCATTGGCCTGCAAAATATTTGAAGATCGCCAGGTTGGCAAGGATGATCTGAGACTGAAACTTATGAGGAAAGGCTTGTTACAGAGGAGCAATGGTGGTGCAGAACAGAATGGAGTGGATCTCAGGGAAAAGCTTTCCCGAAATCAGAAGAATTTGTCGAGATACGATGCAAGAGGCCATGCACCAGAATCAAGGGCTAGGTATGATATGAGAGACAATCCTCCAGAGTTAAGGTTTAGATATTCTTCGAGGGAGGCTGTCCTAGGATCAAGGCCCCCCTCTGCTGTTGTAAGTCGAGTTCCTTCTGCAAGAAGTGCGGATGATTTGTTGAAGATGGAGTCTTCAAGAAAACCTTACCCCTCATGGACAGCTGATGGTTTGAGGCACAGATCACCTGAAAGGCTTACAAGAATTCGGGGTGATGCATCTCCACCAAGAGCTTATGATAAGATTATGTCTATGCCATCCCTTAGATCTGTTGGTTCCTCAAGACCTCAGAGTTTTATTACAAGAGATGCTCATGACACATCAAGAGCTCAACCATATTCTGGCAAATCCACCATTTCTGTCGATGCAATACAGAGAGCTAATGGAATCACTTCGTCTAGTGCAGCTCTGCCTACAGCCCCTGTTGTGGTTTGTATCTGCACTTCCTCTCATGGACCTGAATTTATCAATGCTTctgaggaaagaaaagaaattttaGAGCCAACTTCATTGATTTATTTGCGCACACCATTTTCAAGTTGTTTCTGAAACCACATCGGCACATCTGCTATCTGATCTGTAATGCTGTAGGCATTATGAAACTAACATTTAAACAAGAAATTGAAATTATGACATATGTATCTTTGCCAATAATCTCCGTGTTGCACTTTGGCTTGGTCCTGGTGGAGTGGTAGTATATTTGCTCATTTCTGTGGTTATTTGTTGCTAGTATCAACAACTTTGTTAGAATTTAAAACACCAACAACCTTCTGAAGTTAACGACATTGAAAAATGATCATTCATTGATGCTCCTGATACAGGTTACTGAAACTTGCTATATTATCAAAGAAAAAACACATTTGAAACGAATGCGATCTTTTAACTTTTGTTCAGTTTGCCCATGGTTACCTAGGAGTCTAAGTTCCTTATCGAAATTGTACTAACAAATTATATGGAGTCACATGAATTTCATTAGTCTATGCAATCCTTTACTACTGCTTGTGCTTGTTATGACATTGCTCTATGAAATTTTGCAGAAAGAAGTCCCGCAAACGGTTACTGAATTGCTGAATTCTCTGGGACTGGAGAAGTATCTTGTTCTCTTTCAGGCCGAGGAGGTA from Panicum virgatum strain AP13 chromosome 7N, P.virgatum_v5, whole genome shotgun sequence includes the following:
- the LOC120681986 gene encoding uncharacterized protein LOC120681986 isoform X2; translated protein: MASSSASSRHQVTITLGRSGQVVKRRAVSDVTNGDEVPLSGKKRSLRERLGSNVTDSDFYESWHGNKRQQTESDSSHGDDGSDRQVGKDDLRLKLMRKGLLQRSNGGAEQNGVDLREKLSRNQKNLSRYDARGHAPESRARYDMRDNPPELRFRYSSREAVLGSRPPSAVVSRVPSARSADDLLKMESSRKPYPSWTADGLRHRSPERLTRIRGDASPPRAYDKIMSMPSLRSVGSSRPQSFITRDAHDTSRAQPYSGKSTISVDAIQRANGITSSSAALPTAPVVKEVPQTVTELLNSLGLEKYLVLFQAEEVDMAALKQMGESDLKDMGVPMGPRKKILLALGPRSKQRQR
- the LOC120681986 gene encoding uncharacterized protein LOC120681986 isoform X1, whose translation is MFVLMMWSLAEGSLDLLQLYYLLVSSACLERNKRGLVLCAYVVVKRRAVSDVTNGDEVPLSGKKRSLRERLGSNVTDSDFYESWHGNKRQQTESDSSHGDDGSDRQVGKDDLRLKLMRKGLLQRSNGGAEQNGVDLREKLSRNQKNLSRYDARGHAPESRARYDMRDNPPELRFRYSSREAVLGSRPPSAVVSRVPSARSADDLLKMESSRKPYPSWTADGLRHRSPERLTRIRGDASPPRAYDKIMSMPSLRSVGSSRPQSFITRDAHDTSRAQPYSGKSTISVDAIQRANGITSSSAALPTAPVVKEVPQTVTELLNSLGLEKYLVLFQAEEVDMAALKQMGESDLKDMGVPMGPRKKILLALGPRSKQRQR